The Sesamum indicum cultivar Zhongzhi No. 13 linkage group LG6, S_indicum_v1.0, whole genome shotgun sequence genomic interval TCAGTCTCTTCACTTCTCGCTACTTTGAGCCCCAAATTCTTTGCAAACAGAACAGACACGCAGAAATGACAACCTCTATATGAACGATGCTCGTATCCAACGATCTATTTTCGACTACCCTGGTCGAGATAGTGGTGCTTCAAAGAAGAGATGGCTTAGTGGAGAAGAATGTCACATAAATGAGACGTATATATTGACCAACTGTGAAGTAAACACGTTATACTGCGAGTAAGTGTAAAGATTGTATTCACATTGTTAACCGTTCGTACTCAGTTACATGCCAATATTTGGCCTTTGTTTCGgctttcaatttcattagGCTAAAAGTTCAAGAGTAGGCCCGAACCGCTCCCCCTTTCCATTTAATCACGGAAAAAACTTACGACTTAACGAAATGACTTCGAATTTAGAACAATCAATCGAACGGCTAAGGCCAAGGTAAGGGCATGTTCATAATCCCTATTCAAATTGCTTGCTTGATAGTTTGGACTTTCAACCTATGTATTGATATGTATGTGAGCAGGTCCTTTTTAATGAACTTTACGATCACCATCATGCGGAGGACCCCATTATTGATGAGCTAGTAGCTTCCAATTTAGGAATTAGTTCAAACGTCGTGTAAGTTGTGTCTTTTGAATTGTGTTACAActgtaatttatcaatatatggCTTCTCTAATATGTGCAACACAGGTTAAATTCGAATTGAATTACACAGACAACGCTTCTAAAGTTGCATTATTGGGGTCCTACAGCTGAGGTCACAGCATTCCCGTGCTCTTTGTAAATGGTTACAATTTCAACACTGAGGTGCACAGCGTAGGCAAGTCTACTATGAATTGTGGAATCTGTGTGAAAAGCTCATCATATACAGAGACAGATTGTGACTTCTATAGGATTCTCGAAGAGCTAATTCAGTTAGATTACCCACATACTCCAAACATGCAGATCAATCTGTTTAAATATCGTTGGTCGATCCCGTGAGAGGTATGAAGGTACATCCTCATTAGCACCTCGTTGATGTAAACTTCAAGAAAGTATACCAAAAGAACAAACCATTCATCCTACACAATAAGTAGTACAAGTCTACTACACGGAGTAGCCTAGCATGAAGAGAGACAAAGTGGAATGAATGGTTGTCTGCAGAACAAGAGCCAAACGAGTCATTGATGACTCTCGATGGACCGGAGTTGCATTACAAGAAGATGAGACAATACCTACTCCCCAAGTTGCGATGGATAAGCATGCTTATGACCTGCATGGCCCAAATGGTATACAATTTGTCGTTGAGCTTTCTGTTGCTAATCAATAAGGAGCAGGTACATCCCAATCGGGGAACTATATATCTGATGATGAGTCTGACGAAGATAGCTTTGATAATGATTACTAGActgaagaagacaataattatgattgacaGTTAGGGTTTCTATATCaagtgtttgtgtattttactaatagaaatttgtataaatttaaaaattaccaataataatttataaaaatagtttaccaGTTGAATTATAAGTACACTTTGCAAAGCAATTGTCCACatcgataaaaaaaattaaaaataaaatacaatatttttttatttaggaacCTTCAAAAAGTTCGGAAGCCGTTCCGAAGCCCGTTCCAACTTTGCAGGGACGTTAATAAGAATGGTCAATTTAGGAATGGTcaatttacaatatatattacaatatcctaaatatattacaattttataaattgcaACGTTACAACCCTtcctaaatatattacaatatcctaataaaaaaggaggaaaaatcaaaatatagaaatggTCAATTTATTTCGATCGTCCCAAAATaagttccaaaaaaattaatttcacgCCATAGAAAAACTcgaggaaaaatcaaatttaataaaggttatttattttttgaccgttccaaaagatgaatttaaataaaaccgttcctaaaaatataaaatctttgTTCCTAAAACGAATAAGGAAAACCCGTTCCTATATGTGCTCTAGAGACCGTCCCTAAATATGTCCACAAATAGCTCGTTCACTTCCCGATTATGATATCTCAACATCTAGGACCCTGATTAATTCCAAACTTAAACGCATAGCATTACTTTCATATGTGAACATATGTAGCGGTCtgatctaaaatcaaattgtcTGATGGACAGTTGCATCATTTTTAACCTCGTTGATTGTGTATCAGATACGATATCTTAGTATCCGTATAACAAAGATGTCCAAAACTTCATCGAATGtagttttttttcaatttagtaaCATCCCACGGcctgattaatattttaacgaTCTGATTAGACAATCCAATACAACAATATAAGATGCTACATATATCTGTGTAAGactaacaatcttatatatacaaatatactcGATCTTCTgaaacatgtatcaatttaattcgtaGTATTATATGTTTCTGATTGCCTTAAATAATTGTTGGTTTActtttttctgatcattaacatgtcTGGGACggttttttctatattttttatttttctgaattctcgggaaaaataattttggcacaaagttaggaacgatttttaataaatatgaaagatctcattaaaaatataccaaaatgaCATCATTTCGCATCAAACGATatcgtttgatttttttaggaACTGTTTTTTGGAAAGGTTAAAAaataggaacgattttttaaagaatGCTCGTCAACGACGTCGTCTTGGTTATTTGAATCGGTGTTTGAAATGGTTTTTTTAAACATGTCCGTTTCGAAGCCCGTTCTAAAAATCTCACTCCCTCACACTCTCCTCACGACCCTTTGCCTCCCGTGCCGTCAGCCACCATCCTCATGACTCTACAGGAAAGCCACCTTCAACACTTCTTAAAACCCCCCttcaacctttttttttttttttttttttttgttttcccccccccccccccccccccccaactatttttcttctttttcatcccacattttcgtaattttaaaaattctctataaatgttttataattttcctaactttttgtaattttttttgtaatttttgtaaatttttttgtatatttaaaaattttctatcaattttttctgatttttaaaagtttctgtaaaaatttattttatgtaatttctgtaattatagaaataaatagcTGTGTaagaatttctgcaattatagaactttattttatgtaatttttgtaattatagaaatttgtgtaatttatgtaatttatttgtaatttattttgtaatttgtgaaatttatgTGTCATTTATTGTGtactttatgtaatttatgtgtGATATATTGTGTAacttatgcaatttatgtgtaatttattgagtaatttatactctttatgtaatttattgtgtaatttatgcattctatgtgtaatattattttttacatgacAATAGCCCAATTTccccaatataaattttttcatataataatcacaaaaattaaaacaatattcccaataataacattttacataataatgtcaataataaaaaaatttagaccaatttcCCTGATATTAACATTTctacataataaatgtaaataatcacaaaaattacaccaatgTTCCCAATAAtgacatttttacataataacgtcaataataaaaaaatttagactaatttcccaatattaacatttctacataataaatgtaaataatcaaaaacaTATTCCCgataataatgttaataataaaaaaatttaaaccaatttgcccaatattaatatttttacataataataaaaaaaaaatagaacaatattcccaatactaacatttttacataataatatgaataattcacaaaatttagaCAGGTTGCcccaatattaacatttttatataataatcacaaaaattataacaatattctcaataaaacaaatggaggacaatattttcaattattaataattattttaaaatgtataattcttTTGGAACTACGTACATATAGATCACGCATTCCTTTAATCTATTTAGCCCATTAAGTGAATTTTGCCAGTATAACTCGTTAGgtttatccatcttcatctatcagcaaaaaacaatattgataaaaaaaaatggttaaaCTTAATGACTACTACAACAAAAATTCATGTGATAGGCTAAATAAGCTTAAAGCAATACTTGGCCCATTTGTATATGTTCACAAGAGAATTCTAcatttctaaataattaatgagtgcAATAACCATAACTTTCATGTTCAAGTTGAGGAGATGGCAAGTTCCTACTTCCTCAACTAGGTGTCCCCGAGTTCCTTGCATCCCACTGTTTTGGGTTGAAAATTTTCACCGTTATTTTCCACAAACAACGCAAAAATGATGAGGTTTGGACTAAGGGCTTCGAACGGTCTATCATTAGGCTTAAGTGATCCTCAGTTCAAGCGAAATAAGCCTCCAATTGAACAACAAACATCTGCAGTGCTAAGGTTGTCCATAGAGAAAATCATCTGACGATCAAGTGAGGAATTGAAGGATAAGGTCTAATGGTCGGAGCTCAAACACAAAAGTTTAGTAAATGATACCTGAATTTTCGTTTCTTGGGAGTAGTTTTAGTTGTCCCCCAATGTACAGAAACTAAGATTGCGTCCCCAATGTGGAAACACATGTCTTCCTTCTACTACTAGGATCCCTCAGGTTCCCCCAATTTGGGTTCTTTCTAAGTTTCGGCCTCTTTTGGGCTTGGGTACCAGCAACCTTTACTCCTGTAGGTACTTAACCCTTAGTGAGTATTTCTATCCATATCACTATGCAAGATAGAACATATCAGTCAATGTTTGGGTGATTGAGAGTCAAAGTAGATTGGGTCCCGATAAAAGATGAAGCTTTTGGTGTTTTTGGAGATTTTGGTGGCTACTTCAGCTGTATCGACTATGGTGATGGGGAAGTTAGAAAGCAGGAGAGGACGAAGAAGTTGATTAGATTGAGGACAAAGTGAAGAATTGCCATTTTTTTATGGGTAGGgtgaagaagaggaaaagagGAATTTTGATAATAGTTTGTTGTGTAGGTATATATCAGGAGAAAGAGTgaagttaaaaaaaagagataggcttttcaatattatttattatttaaagttattttatattaataattatttatgacatAAATATGACAATATTGATCTGACCTCGATTGTCTCAATAGTTGAATCAATAATTCTTAAcccatttcattttatgtttCGAAGAACTGTCTAAGTTTCAAATATTGTTCCcacaaattagaaaaatccCATTTTAAGTCCAATAAATGagattcatttttaatttaattctatttatattgacattttcataatatacattatatgttagaaactttttcattttggtttttcacataatttttcGCGTAATCATTAATGGAGAAATCAAGGGATctttagttgaaatattttattgactaACAGTCCctaacttttttcttaattattaaattaaaagacatatagaattaaaattgataaattttttaatttattaaaaaatatggtaatAGTACCCAAATTTAAGTTTACAAAAAGACCCTCAAATGGAAAACACCATCGCacaaacattaaatattagtTAGTCTATTAGGAAATAGGCAATATATTGcttcaaaaagaaattaattcatataaatttttgtggatATATTGGGTCCTcattaaaaagttgaaaattgaacTAAAACTCAAACCCGGATATCGTTCAGATCCCTAATTATTGTCGGAACCCAAACTCAAACCCAGGAACAGAAGATGGTGAGAGGGAGCGGATCGCTGCTGAGATGCGCCGGCGTGGGAATAAGCACCACTCTTACTGACATTCTTGTCTGCCCACTCTCCAAACAGCCCTTAAGGCTCTGCCCGAAAAACAATGCACTCATCAGCGATTCCATCGGCGCTTCTTATCCCATCGTCGATGGGATTCCTCTCCTTGTGCCCGCCGACGCCAAGATTATCGATGCCGGCGATGTAAAATATTCAGAGCAGAGGGATTCGATAGGTTGAACGTAAGCGCCCTCTTGTATCCCTAAATTCTCACAATTGGAGTACGAGTTTTGTATCAGTTGTTTTGTTGCttgtatttccttttcttttttttgcttttttctcCCCATTTTTGCATCCTTCTCTTCATTGGACggaattaataaatatcataatgtTAATGAATACACCAATGTACTTGCGACTCTTAAGCAAGAGGAAATAAAACTTCCGTTTTTCTATTACGGAAATATGCCTGGAGTAGCTAAAGGCCTCTAGTTTCCTGTTGTGCACCGagtaattttttgaagaaacACATATAGCTCAAAATTTGCATCACAGTGTCCAATCTAATAGTATAAAAGTTGTAATGGTCATACCCATTAATCGGCAGTCGTGTAAGGATGTGAAGTCACCCATAATGCACATCTTGACCGTGCAGCAACTCGACTAGCAGCAACAACACGCTTTCCCTCCACTGTAATATCCAGTCCTGGCTTCTCAATCTTCCTTGATAGGAGCTTGTCCAGCTCTCCATGCAATTTCTGTATCGAGTCCTATACAGTCTTTTATGTAGAAAAGTGAAGGTATCCACCAAGCATTTCAATGCCGTCTCCGCATTTGTTTGGAATAAGATTACCACAAACATCAACAGAGCATATATAATCTGATATATTGGTGGAATCTCTTATGTATATGCTACTGGTTTTGACATTTTCATTGTAGACCATGCATGCTAGAGGGAAAACATGAACGCCGGCATTGACTGAAGTTGGATGAATGTCAACTTTCCCAACTTCTTTAGTGTAGAATGTTGTTCACTTCCCTTGTCTTTTGCACTGCACAACATTTGGGTAAAATATGGCACAAACTATGGAACATACCATCTCCAAATCATCACTGTATTGGTTATACAAGCAAAGTGCTAAGTGTGAGGgtatttccaaaaaaaaaaaaaagtacccccacacttagctctttgcttgtcctcaagcaaaaTGAAGATCGTTTATGCATTCAAAACTCTCtccaaattcaaacatattgAAGGCAAATTGTAATCATGTGCAAAGTAATGAcctattttatgaaaaagataattcaacatgtatcaaacaagttttcacgtAATGACTATTATCGAAACCAATTGAATAAAACTAGTGGactatttttctctttgtttttcattctCTCAAGTGTATCTCTCGACACTTACTACGACAATATTTCACCATAAGCTTGCCTATACACCACATCTCCACCACtttgaaatatgcacatacATGGATCAAAAGGTCTTTGATTTTGGTTGTAACGGGGCTTTGATTTGGGGGTAGGATATGAGGATAATGAGGTTAAATTCCAAAAAACCAATTAGAGtaccaaaaaatttgagtgaacGATAATTTGAAGCTCTAAAAGTTTATTCATCTACCctcgaaattttttttttcgacaATTCCTTGACTTAtgccttttttatttcttttggagggttcatacatttttttttctctttttctctttttcttttcttttctttttttttggtggcaagaaaattactttcttttttttttgccacttggttttttcttttttctttgtttctcctctccattttttttgtgataggcatagaacaagaaaattgatgttgggTCCCACAAAGTAAAGAAGACCACAATTTTGGAACCTCCACACTCATTTCGAGATATATCTTTTAATCACATAAATCACAAAGGTCAATTCCCCATTTTGAGAACTTATTCTGTTGAACATAAACCTATTTCCCTTGATGCTCTAATAATTCTTGGAAGGGTCAAAATCAAGAGGTTAAACAAATGACGGGATAGGTTCGTATATGATGGgttatatcaacaaaataggtcaaaaaGACTCAAAGGGGTTATCTAAAGTTAAAATGTGTTGGGTGGTCAAAGAAGGCCGAAAGTGGtttctaatgcctttatcatatccaaataaatgcacatttgtgTGGCCTTAATATGGCTCAAGGCAAGTTCTAGGAAAGACAAAGCCATAGaagtgtatttttctctcaagaaaaaatgaaattcaacatcaatgaatatattaagCTCAAAATCTCACGAGGTATGTTTTAATCCATTAATCCTATATCAaaagattttaactcaagtcattttggtataaacaagttttcaacttgtaaattatccttaaatataaaacatgcATTCTTTTGCACATAACGTCATTTAGCCAAGaatattccaaaattaaaaggtGTTTCATCATGCCACAATTTTCCAAAactttgtcaaaaaaaaaaatttcacgtcaaaaggaaaaggaaaaatttttACAAGGCTCATTCCTCAAAAGTTTTTGATCAAACGCATTTCTATCAAGCATCAAGCAcaaaaaatcttttcaaacaaattcaacaacCATGCTCAACAACCAACAAGAACAACAACCAAATTCAAGAAGCAACCAACAACAACCAAACTCAACAAGCATGTTTAACAAcaatacccccacacttaaaatCCACATTACCCTCAATGTGGACTATGACATGCATTtcaaggattaaaattaaaatgagagagCATTTAAGGAAGCGTCCCTGAGTGCATGCCGCAAAGAGCTCATGGTGTGGGTGGGTGCCTTGGTGTTAGCCCGATGTGCTCGAACAAGCTAATCAAATTGGCCTCTATTTGAGCGATTGTTCGAGCGACGTCATCCAAGGTTGTTTGTTGTGGGTTTGGTGGCGGTTGTGGTCGTGCCATGTTGGTTTCCTCCCGTTGCTCTATTGTTTCgttgttttcttctccttcctcAACACTTTCTTCTTCCTCGTCCTCATCATCTCCAGCATTGCTTTCTTCCTCCTCGGAGTTTCTGTCCTCGTTTGAGTCATTGCTGTGAGATGGTCTTGAAGTGGAAGGTGCATCTCCGGTGGGTGACCGTCCTGCATGCACAAACTCAAAAAAAGTACCATTCCTAGTGACAAGGCCCATTCGTGTTAAACTAGCAATGTCCAATGGTTACAATTCACAAGCAATATGACGGTTATGGTTAGAAGGGCGAAAAACACCAAGGTTTATTGCAATTAAAGTAATGTACGAACCAAGAATTAAAGCATGATTGAAATTGCGTAGCCTACCAAAATCCAAGATTAACTTTAATTCCGTGTAACATACACCACAAAAGGAACAATTCAGCTTTAGAGCAAATTCCAGATGTATCTCTACGACCGGTAAAGT includes:
- the LOC105164475 gene encoding uncharacterized protein LOC105164475, with amino-acid sequence MVRGSGSLLRCAGVGISTTLTDILVCPLSKQPLRLCPKNNALISDSIGASYPIVDGIPLLVPADAKIIDAGDVKYSEQRDSIG